A portion of the Podospora pseudoanserina strain CBS 124.78 chromosome 2, whole genome shotgun sequence genome contains these proteins:
- a CDS encoding hypothetical protein (EggNog:ENOG503NV60; COG:P) produces MATTDDRLEEKPPYGVDVDTEKNTTAVTTNDGPVAAWTRIRDLAHKAIVFGRVELRGVAPIPVKERTVDRTINIFTLWWSMNANILPIAFGMIGPASGLSLRDSSLVILFFVLLTTLLPAYLATLGPKTGMRQMIQARYSFGRYIVSIPVFLNLATMTGFCIIIAVIGGQCLSAVADGNLSVTVGIVIISLVTLVISFCGYKWLHIYERYAWIPAFIAIIVAAGCGGRDLANQVPAEPAKASAVLSYGMIMASYMVPWACLASDFTTYLKPDTSSVKIFCYSYFGLATPTILLMTLGAAVGGAIPNNPTWQDKYNETLVGGILDAMLAPAGGFGKFLVVVLAFTLLGNLAATSYSITLNFQMLVPVLFKVPRYMFSIVLVAIMIPVSIAAADDFFLNMENFLALIGYWSSAFLGVVLVEHFVYRKGDCGRYDPEAWNDAGLLPWGVAALGSVALSFAVVVPSMAQVWWTGPIARTTGDIGFELAFVVSGLLYVPLRWVERRHLGR; encoded by the exons ATGGCCACCACGGACGACAGGCTGGAGGAAAAACCACCAtacggtgttgatgttgatacCGAGAAGAACACGACAGcagtcaccaccaacgatggccctgttgctgcttggaCTCGGATCCGTGATCTTGCTCACAAGGCCATTGTCTTTGGGCGAGTTGAGTTGAGAGGTGTGGCGCCGATTCCTGTCAAGGAGAGGACGGTGGATAGGACGATCAATATTTTCACGTTGTGGTGGTCTATGAATGCTAATATCTTGCC TATCGCCTTTGGCATGATCGGACCTGCCTCTGGGCTCAGTCTCAGAGACAGCTCCCTTGTCATCTTGTTCTTCGTCCTGTTGACCACCCTCCTGCCGGCCTACCTCGCAACCTTGGGACCAAAAACCGGCATGAGACAAATGATCCAAGCCAGATACAGCTTCGG CCGCTACATCGTCTCCATCCccgtcttcctcaacctGGCCACCATGACCGGCTtctgcatcatcatcgccgtcatcGGTGGCCAATGCCTCTCCGCCGTAGCCGACGGCAACCTCTCCGTCACAGTCGGCATagtcatcatctccctcgtcaccctcgtCATCTCCTTCTGCGGCTACAAGTGGCTCCACATCTACGAGCGCTACGCCTGGATTCCGGCCTTtatcgccatcatcgtcgccGCCGGCTGTGGAGGAAGGGACCTCGCCAACCAGGTCCCTGCCGAACCGGCCAAAGCGTCCGCTGTTCTGTCTTATGGCATGATCATGGCTTCGTACATGGTCCCGTGGGCGTGCCTCGCATCCGATTTCACCACTTACCTCAAGCCCGACACGTCTTCTGTCAAGATCTTTTGCTACTCTTACTTTGGCCTGGCGACCCCAACGATTCTGCTAATGACGTTGGGCGCGGCTGTCGGTGGTGCGATCCCGAACAACCCCACCTGGCAGGACAAGTACAACGAGACGCTTGTCGGCGGCATCCTGGACGCTATGCTCGCTCCGGCGGGCGGGTTCGGGAAGTTCCTCGTTGTTGTCCTTGCTTTTACCCTGCTTGGGAACCTGGCGGCGACGTCGTACAGCATCACGCTCAACTTCCAGATGTTGGTGCCGGTGCTGTTCAAGGTGCCCAGGTATATGTTTAGTATTGTGCTCGTGGCGATCATGATACCTGTTAGCATCGCGGCGGCGGACGATTTCTTTCTGAACATGGAGAATTTTCTTGCGTTGATTGGGTACTGGAGTTCGGCGTTTTtaggggtggtgctggtggagcaTTTTGTGTATAGGAAGGGGGATTGTGGAAGGTATGATCCTGAGGCGTGGAACGATGCGGGTTTGCTACCTTGGGGGGTGGCGGCGCTGGGGAGTGTGGCGTTGAGCTTTGCGGTTGTGGTGCCGAGTATGGCGCAGGTGTGGTGGACGGGGCCGATTGCGAGGACGACGGGGGATATTGGGTTTGAGTTGGCTTTTGTCGTGTCGGGGTTGTTGTATGTGCCTTTGAggtgggtggagaggaggcatttggggaggtga